GATCCTATGATGCGCCCCGATCGCCCTTTGGTCAGGCAGCATATTACGCCACAGGGTGAAGTTACGGACATATTTGTAAATTTGCAGCATGAAGGCAAATCGTTAGGGATCATTGCGATCGGCATTAATCCTAATCCCACGGCAGTAGCCTCTTCGAGTTTGACGTTAGATGTGACTACGGCTGTATTTGTATCGATTTGGGCGATGGTAATTTTGGGGGCAGCATCCAACTCGGTGACGATTACGCGACCACTTCGGGAATTGGTGGCTGGGGTACAAAATATTGCTAGTGGCAACTTTAAGCAACGTATCGACTTGCCCTTTGGTGGTGAATTGGGGGAATTAATTCGCAGCTTTAATGACATGGCGCAACGACTCAAAAAGTATGAAGAGCAGAATATTGAGGAATTGACCGCCGAAAAAGCCAAGCTAGAAACTCTAGTATCGACGATCGCTGATGGAGCATTGTTACTCGACTCCGACATGCGGATCGTGCTAGCCAATCCTGCGGCGATCAAGATTATGGGCTGGGATCAAGAGCCTGTGAAGGGAGACTGGAAGTGCAAAAGTATTTTGAATATTTTGCCTGAGCGACTCAGTGCTGATTTAGGGCGATCGCTGATGCAAATTGCCACAGGCGATCGGGAGGGCGGCGAATTTCGGATTATGGCTTCAGGCGATAAGGGTGATTCAGTGCTAGCCCATGCCTTTCGGATTTGGATTACTAGTGTCTTAAGTTCTAGTAATGCCATTAAGGGGATTGCGATTACGATTCAGGACATCACCCGTGAGGTGGAGCTAAATGCTGCTCAAAGTCGATTTATCAGCAATGTTAGTCATGAGTTACGCACGCCTTTATTTAATATCAAGTCCTTTATCGAGACTTTGCACGAGTATGGTGATGAACTAAGCGAAGATCAGAAAAAAGAATTTCTCGGTACGGCAAATAACGAAACCGATCGCCTCACCCGTCTAGTTAATGATGTGCTGGATCTATCTCGATTAGAGTCAGGTCGTCAATATCATTTCTCGGCGATCGATTTATCAGAGACCGTGGAGCAAACGGTCAGAACGTATAAACTCAATGCTTCATCTAAAGGTATTGAGCTGATTCATGAAATTGAGCCAGATTTGGAGAGAATCTGGGGCAATTACGATTTGATTTTGCAAGTGTTATCTAACTTAGTTGGCAATGCTCTCAAATTTACGGATATGGGCGGCAAAGTCACGATTCGGATTTATCCTTGGCAAGATCAAACCACCACTCAGCCCCATCGCACCGTCAACTATATCCGTGTCGAGGTGGAGGATACAGGACATGGTATTCCTGCCGAAGATTGCGATCGCGTGTTTGATCGTTTTTATCGGGTCGAGGATAAAGTGCATACTCTCGAAGGTACTGGTTTAGGTTTATCGATCGTCCGTAACATTATCGAAAAACATCACAGTGCGATTCATATCAAGAGTGAGGTTGGTGTGGGTACGACTTTCTGGTTTGACTTAAGCGTGTATCAAGATCGCTGTGAGTTACCAGTTATGGGCGCGATCGCTGCTCCTGTTCAGGCGATGACGGT
This genomic stretch from Pseudanabaena galeata CCNP1313 harbors:
- the nblS gene encoding two-component system sensor histidine kinase NblS, whose protein sequence is MNFLLQIYNIPRRWWTEFSLQTKLMALITLLVSLLMSAVTFWAVNDIQTDARLNDTRFGKDLGLLLAANVAPLVAKNDLQEVTRLSKEFYDSSSSIRYILYADPDGEIFYGIPFNSNEVKNSLSIRRRIQLPEDPMMRPDRPLVRQHITPQGEVTDIFVNLQHEGKSLGIIAIGINPNPTAVASSSLTLDVTTAVFVSIWAMVILGAASNSVTITRPLRELVAGVQNIASGNFKQRIDLPFGGELGELIRSFNDMAQRLKKYEEQNIEELTAEKAKLETLVSTIADGALLLDSDMRIVLANPAAIKIMGWDQEPVKGDWKCKSILNILPERLSADLGRSLMQIATGDREGGEFRIMASGDKGDSVLAHAFRIWITSVLSSSNAIKGIAITIQDITREVELNAAQSRFISNVSHELRTPLFNIKSFIETLHEYGDELSEDQKKEFLGTANNETDRLTRLVNDVLDLSRLESGRQYHFSAIDLSETVEQTVRTYKLNASSKGIELIHEIEPDLERIWGNYDLILQVLSNLVGNALKFTDMGGKVTIRIYPWQDQTTTQPHRTVNYIRVEVEDTGHGIPAEDCDRVFDRFYRVEDKVHTLEGTGLGLSIVRNIIEKHHSAIHIKSEVGVGTTFWFDLSVYQDRCELPVMGAIAAPVQAMTV